A stretch of the Arachis stenosperma cultivar V10309 chromosome 6, arast.V10309.gnm1.PFL2, whole genome shotgun sequence genome encodes the following:
- the LOC130935251 gene encoding 50S ribosomal protein L31, chloroplastic-like — protein sequence MAQCITNTFLHPKPFHPLPSKTKPVGNCRVGVTCRKKDIHPQYHEDAKVYCNGELVMTTGGTQKEYVVDVWSGNHPFYLGSRSAVMVDDDQVEKFRKKFSELTEIMEIPVLKGEIVIPSRRRGIQKGGKKK from the coding sequence ATGGCGCAGTGCATAACCAACACATTCCTCCACCCAAAACCCTTCCATCCTCTCCCATCCAAAACAAAACCCGTGGGAAATTGCAGGGTGGGGGTGACGTGCAGGAAGAAGGATATACACCCGCAGTACCACGAGGATGCTAAAGTGTATTGCAACGGGGAACTCGTGATGACTACCGGTGGGACCCAGAAGGAGTACGTGGTTGACGTTTGGTCAGGTAACCACCCCTTTTACCTGGGTAGCCGGTCAGCGGTTATGGTTGACGATGACCAAGTTGAGAAGTTTAGGAAGAAGTTCAGTGAGCTCACTGAAATTATGGAGATTCCGGTACTCAAGGGTGAAATCGTAATTCCCTCCAGGCGCAGGGGTATTCAGAAAGGTGgcaagaagaagtag